Below is a genomic region from Citrobacter telavivensis.
GTCTGGGAGGGCTTTTGCCTCGCGATAAATCCGACTCCACCAAAGGACGTTTTAAACTTTATACCCACCAGCTAGACATGCTGAAAAGAGGTGTACAGCCCGCAATGCCGGGCATCGTTACATCAGGAACAGGGTCAGGTAAAACAGAATCTTTTCTGCTGCCAGTTCTGGCTCAAATTGTGAAAGAAGCGAGTGGTTGGCCGAAAAGTCCCTCGCTTAAATGCTGGCAGCCGTGGTGGCATAATGGAGTAAATACTCAGCCTACGTTTATGCGTGAGGCAGAAGCATCAGCACGGCCAAAAGCCGTGCGAGCGCTAATTTTGTATCCAATGAACGCACTGGTTGAAGATCAAATGGTGCGTATGCGTCGGGCGCTTGATTCCCGAGAAGCACATGAAGCGATGGATTTACACTTGGGTGGCAACCGTATCTTTTTTGGTCGTTATACTGGCGCAACGAAAGTCACTGGCTGGTTAAACCATCCCCGACCGGGGAGCGAGGAAAAAGAGAAAAAAGAGAAAAAACGGGTCGCTGGTAAAATCACTGAATTGCGCGAATATCTTCAATCCGTGGAAGACACGCATCGGGAAGCTGTGCGGCAGGGGATTCGGGATCATGATGATAACCTGCAATTCAATTTCCCTGGTGTATCAGGCGGAGAAATGCTTAGCCGCTGGGAAATGCAAAAATCACCTCCGGATATACTGATTACTAACACCAGTATGCTTTCCACGATGTTGGTACGAGAGATTGACGATCCTATTTTTGACCAAACCCGAGAATGGATTGAACACGATCCTGATGCCTATTTTTATCTTGTCCTTGACGAACTGCATCTTCAGCGCGGTACAGCAGGGACCGAAGTCAGTTATTTGCTCAAACATCTCATAAACCGTCTGGGGCTGGATCAAGAACAGCACCGACATAAGCTGCGTATTCTGGCATCCAGTGCCTCACTGCCCGTTGATGGCCCTGAAGGTAAGAAAAGCGTTGAGTACTTATGGGGGATGTTCGGTCAGCGAGGACTGCCTGTGAGTGCAGCAGCCAAAGACTGGGCAGATTGCGTGGTGAATGGTGCCATGGTTGCTCCAGCACAGGATAATACGTTGCATTTCCACGGTGACCTCAACCACTTCTGCAATACGGTAAAACAGCTACAGGGATCCTCACTGCCATCTTTGCAACACTGGTCAAACGTTGCCCGAAGTATGGGGGGCTATCATGACGAGCAGTGTATGGAAAAACTGGCTCAATGGGTTGTTGTGCAGGCCGCCTGTATGCTTGAAAAAGGTTGCTATACATGTGAAAAGTCTCTGCGTGCTACATCAATAAATGCTCTGGCAGCGCGTATATTTCCCTCCCATTCCACAGGACGTGAGGGGATTCGTGCATTAATATGGTTACGTGCTGCTACAGATAGCTGGCCTGAGTGGTTTTCACATCCCTTTCCCGACGATATTCCATTGCCACGTTTTCGCGCCCATGCTTTTTTACGGGCGCTGGAAGGATTATATGCAGCACCGCTACCTTCCCCGTCAAGTGCATCAACAGAAGAAAGAGAGCAGCACTTTTTTGCCGATCTGACGGTTGAGTCTGGCCTGCGTTATGGCGAGCGTCACTATGACAACAAAAAATCACGACGCGTAGAATTACTCTACTGTGAGTGTTGCGCCACACTATTTTTTGGCGGCAAACCCTCTTCTTTCTCGGCAACGGATAGCCGCGTAGAGCTTTTACCCAACGATCCCGATATTGATCAACTACCTGAACATGCTAAATCGGTTATGGTTGAACGACGTTCCGCCGAAGAATATGCGTTGTTTATGCCGACCGTCGATCGATTCTGGCCTAGAGGAGAAGGAACTCCAGCCGATGAGGACTCTTTTGGGAAGTGGATTAAGGCTGGTTACGATCCGTTTACTGCGGCGATTCAACACACGTTATCGCCTATAAGATCGATTGAACAAACACATATTGCAGGCTGGTTCTATTATGTCCCATCGGGTGATTTTTCCTCTAGGAAAAGAGGCCAGTCGTCCAGCCAGTCACCGGGGAGTGCGCTGCCTTTCCAGTGTCCGGCATGTGGTACATCATATAAATACGGTAAAGGTAAACTATCACCTATTCGCAGTTTTCGAGTCGGCTTTGCGAAAACCACGCAGCTCCTGGCCAGTACGTTGATGGCGGAATTACAACGCTCTGGCGATCGGGAACGGCTGGTCACATTTTCTGACAGTCGGCAGGATGCTGCCAATGCGGCGCTCGATTTGGAGTCAGGTCACCATGATGATGTTCGCCGTGAGATTGTTGTGCGCTCGCTGAAGGAACTGTCAGCGAGTCAGTGCTCCCATAAAGAAGTGACCATACAGTTAGAACAACTTAATAAACGCAGAAAAGAACTAATTAGCAAAGAGATTAAAGAGGGGCAGCTCTCTGCGGATGAAGACAAAGAATTAGGACAGCTTTTTGGCGAAAAACAGCGGCTGAGTGACTTATTGCTACTGCCACAGGCAGACAGCGTATCGCTGAGCAGTATACTGGAGCCTGAAGCACCAATCGCAGGCAACGTCCTTAATCCTCTGTTGGCAACATTAGTTGAAGCGGGTATTCATCCTACCGATCGAACGGGGATATCTCCTGTTCCTGAGCCTTCAAAACAAAAACATGATGAAGAAACTATCACTTTTGCATGGCAGCAATTATTTGAAAAAAACAAACAGACCAAATGGTGTTGGAAGAAACATCCTTCCTATGAGGGTAATCTGGACGTTGCCCGGAAGGAAATCTCCCGCGACCTAAAACAACTGGTCGGGGAAAGCGTGTTCAGTAAAACCTATTTTGCGCTGGAAGAAGCAGGATGGGGTTATCCCTGCCTTCCTCTGGCTAACAGCTGCACGCGTGAACAGTTGGCTGTCTATGACGCTATGCTTCGCGTATTGGCGGATGCCTATCGAGTCGCACCGTCCCAGTACACAACAACAGAAACGCGCTGGCATGTTGCAGACGATGTGAAGCCTAAAAATCGGTTGCGCCGTTTTAGCGATGAGCTTTGTAACCACTCCAGAGCCAAGACATTATTGCTGATTGGGGACTTTCTTGTACACCTCAAACGCTCTGGTCATCAGGGCGGCATTATTGACATTGGAAAAGTGCACTTTCGTTTAGTAGAGGCTACCGCTCCTTTCTGGCGCTGTAGTCACTGTGGTCGCGTGCATTTGCACAAGGGGGCAAAACTTTGCACCCGCTGTTATGCGCCACTACCTGAAACATCTTCTGGTAACGCGGGGGAATTACAAACCCAAAACTATCTCGGTAAACGTATATCGTATGCTTCCCGTATCAGTAGAATGCGTTCTGAAGAACTCACGGGCATGACGGGGAATCCGGCAGCGAGATTACGCCGTTTTAAAAGTATCCTGATTGCTGATGATGATGACATATTGCCAAAAGGGCTGGAGGACTTCGAACCTCATCCTGAGTTGGATAGAGCCGCCAGAGAGGTGGATGTACTCTCTGTTACCACCACGATGGAAGTGGGGGTTGATATTGGCGATCTACGCGCAGTTTTTCAGGCCAACATGCCGCCGCAACGTTTTAATTACCAGCAACGCGTAGGGCGAGCGGGACGACGTGGGCAGGCTTTTGCATTTGTATTAACGGCATGTCGCAGCAAGAGCCATGATTTATTTTACTTCCGTAACCCGGAAAAGATCACCGGCGATCTCCCTCCGCCACCTTTCTTAACTACTAAACTGGAAATGATCTGCCAGCGCTTAGTGCGCAAAATATGGCTGGTGGCCGCTTTTAAGTGGCTCAGAGAGCATGTAGTGGATTCGGGGCAGTCGTGGCCTGTTGATGGTGACAAACATAAACCCGACAATCACGGAGAGTTTTTTCAGGTTCATTGGCTAAAAGAAAATCAGGCAAACTGGTTGCCGCGCATTCGTAACGCGCTGAAAGAAACCATCAACGCGCGTGATGAGTTTGCTCAAGCGTGTATGCAACAGGATGAAATATTCTACCGTACAATAATCCACCCTCTGACGCCGGAATGTCTAATACAAGATATTAAATCAGTACTGGACGACGATGCTATGGCAGGAAAGGGATTGGCGGAAGCGTTGGCCGAACAGGGAAAATTCCCTATGTACGGTATGCCAACCCGAACACGACTTCTGCTGACAAGGCCGGTTAGTACGGACGAACATGATGTACAGTTCGCCAGCATGGATCGCGATCTGGATATTGCGATTCAGGAATTTGCGCCGGGAAAATATCTGGTACAGGACAAACGCCGTTACTTTACCGCAGGCTATGCCGGAATGCTGAAGCAAAGCTACAAAAACCCAGCCGAATTTTTCACTGAAGCTGACGAACCGGGAGAGTGCAGGGCGATGACCGTTTGCCCGGTGTGCAAAGTCTGGGTACTGGTGGGCTCGATGAC
It encodes:
- a CDS encoding DEAD/DEAH box helicase, with the protein product MNNPLESFESIRDFYITYLETAFRIGSPDIQAYRRSLLEQQGTLCADLFLEPMPRYQDYGLTISDLRNVAEGEEWLPGFTEQQRDAFIDLCLGGLLPRDKSDSTKGRFKLYTHQLDMLKRGVQPAMPGIVTSGTGSGKTESFLLPVLAQIVKEASGWPKSPSLKCWQPWWHNGVNTQPTFMREAEASARPKAVRALILYPMNALVEDQMVRMRRALDSREAHEAMDLHLGGNRIFFGRYTGATKVTGWLNHPRPGSEEKEKKEKKRVAGKITELREYLQSVEDTHREAVRQGIRDHDDNLQFNFPGVSGGEMLSRWEMQKSPPDILITNTSMLSTMLVREIDDPIFDQTREWIEHDPDAYFYLVLDELHLQRGTAGTEVSYLLKHLINRLGLDQEQHRHKLRILASSASLPVDGPEGKKSVEYLWGMFGQRGLPVSAAAKDWADCVVNGAMVAPAQDNTLHFHGDLNHFCNTVKQLQGSSLPSLQHWSNVARSMGGYHDEQCMEKLAQWVVVQAACMLEKGCYTCEKSLRATSINALAARIFPSHSTGREGIRALIWLRAATDSWPEWFSHPFPDDIPLPRFRAHAFLRALEGLYAAPLPSPSSASTEEREQHFFADLTVESGLRYGERHYDNKKSRRVELLYCECCATLFFGGKPSSFSATDSRVELLPNDPDIDQLPEHAKSVMVERRSAEEYALFMPTVDRFWPRGEGTPADEDSFGKWIKAGYDPFTAAIQHTLSPIRSIEQTHIAGWFYYVPSGDFSSRKRGQSSSQSPGSALPFQCPACGTSYKYGKGKLSPIRSFRVGFAKTTQLLASTLMAELQRSGDRERLVTFSDSRQDAANAALDLESGHHDDVRREIVVRSLKELSASQCSHKEVTIQLEQLNKRRKELISKEIKEGQLSADEDKELGQLFGEKQRLSDLLLLPQADSVSLSSILEPEAPIAGNVLNPLLATLVEAGIHPTDRTGISPVPEPSKQKHDEETITFAWQQLFEKNKQTKWCWKKHPSYEGNLDVARKEISRDLKQLVGESVFSKTYFALEEAGWGYPCLPLANSCTREQLAVYDAMLRVLADAYRVAPSQYTTTETRWHVADDVKPKNRLRRFSDELCNHSRAKTLLLIGDFLVHLKRSGHQGGIIDIGKVHFRLVEATAPFWRCSHCGRVHLHKGAKLCTRCYAPLPETSSGNAGELQTQNYLGKRISYASRISRMRSEELTGMTGNPAARLRRFKSILIADDDDILPKGLEDFEPHPELDRAAREVDVLSVTTTMEVGVDIGDLRAVFQANMPPQRFNYQQRVGRAGRRGQAFAFVLTACRSKSHDLFYFRNPEKITGDLPPPPFLTTKLEMICQRLVRKIWLVAAFKWLREHVVDSGQSWPVDGDKHKPDNHGEFFQVHWLKENQANWLPRIRNALKETINARDEFAQACMQQDEIFYRTIIHPLTPECLIQDIKSVLDDDAMAGKGLAEALAEQGKFPMYGMPTRTRLLLTRPVSTDEHDVQFASMDRDLDIAIQEFAPGKYLVQDKRRYFTAGYAGMLKQSYKNPAEFFTEADEPGECRAMTVCPVCKVWVLVGSMTAVCSACGGVMDGAEQYSCYVPNGFITTLEDKSAKEDFDQTLTVASRVSIAEAYSIENAVSVPDSNVAIQLKSQTCLNRLNRGVYADKKWSGFNAIQGNLRVPFRKAGVYQPLWANHVWIDNNLLEADLSLKNRFTPMQESRKSFYLSAPKVTDLLALMLVDTPADLQLQYLQGALTPAFRAAALSASFIIVNYASKELLDTDPEEIEILEPRVQILKNGISAPILQMADRLVNGSGLCERLQQIGSSGSPIVLEVMNEIINDEGSYPLKEFLEPQHRDVCFQACYYCLHRYGNQAYHGLLDWRLGLDVIQLLLDKTYDAGLRGDFSSPGIIDWTVNAKRLAEEASSLFKGSEVKIVGNIPLIGISPQRWAAVLHPFWSYDGVFKANPELEVLSLEEDIVFTNTFELSRRMGTVMAKLCTTPRSSEK